The Streptomyces sp. NBC_01317 genomic interval GGGCGCGAAAATTCAGCACAGTGCTCCTCGGAAGCGCCTCCCCTCGCGGCCCACGGCGGCTCGTCGCCCGCGACGTAGGAGAACGCCCCGGAATGGTGCCCTCCGGAAGAGCCGTCCGTCCAAGACCTCTTGTCGATCACGTCATCGACGCCGCCGATCAACGGCCCGGCCTTCTCATCTGCCCCCCGGGAAGCGATCATTGGTGTGCGGATGTGAGCTGATCGGTAGGGGGTTCGGTATGACGGTCGACACGGCGGGGCCGGAGGAGGCCCGGCGGGTGGCGGGTCTGGTGGGGGCGCAGGAGAAGGCGATCGCGCTGTTCAAGGAGGTGGAGGCGCGGGGCCTGGTCGCCCCCGGGGTCGGGGAGCGGGAGGCGAGCGACCACATCAGGGACCTGGCCAACGAGATGTTCGGTACGACCAAGCACTGGCACAAGCGAATCGTCCGCTCCGGGCCCAACACCCTGCTCCCGTACCGGGAGACCCCGCCGGACCGGGTCATCGGTGAGGACGACATCGCCTTCGCCGACTTCGGCCCGATCTTCGAGGAGTACGAGGCGGACTTCGGGCGCACGTACGTGTTCGGCGGCGACCCGGTCAAGCACCGGCTCCTGCACGACCTGCCGAGGATCTTCGACGACGGGCGCGCCGCGTTCGCGGCCGATCCGGACATCACCGGCGCCCAGCTGCACGCCGAGGTCGAGCGCCTGGCCGCCGAGGCGGGCTGGAGCGTCGG includes:
- a CDS encoding M24 family metallopeptidase codes for the protein MTVDTAGPEEARRVAGLVGAQEKAIALFKEVEARGLVAPGVGEREASDHIRDLANEMFGTTKHWHKRIVRSGPNTLLPYRETPPDRVIGEDDIAFADFGPIFEEYEADFGRTYVFGGDPVKHRLLHDLPRIFDDGRAAFAADPDITGAQLHAEVERLAAEAGWSVGIWHAGHLVGEFPHETNDGARAESYITPENHNPLRRTDRAGRVCHWILELHLVDERHGFGGFYEQLLDLA